The genomic region GCCGGTGCAGACCCGCGTGGCGAGTCCCATTTCTCCGTTCTTGTGGTTTCCGAAAAATTCGAAGGCGAGAACCGCGTCAATCGCCAGCGCCTTGTATATGGCGCGCTTGATGCTTTGCTGAAGGATCGCGTGCACGCGCTGGCACTCAAAACCATGACACCAGCGGAATACGAAAACGCCCTGGCCAACAAAAACAATTAAGAATAATTCCACATAGTGAAATCAACCTAGACGTTCATCCCGATTAGGCGCAATGCTTATACACAAGCCGTGCGAATGGTGAAGTTCGCGCGGCACGGGTGCCGGTCAATGGCATCCGCTACAATCGGGAGGACTACGTAATGACGAAACGCCTTCTAATGGCGAGCATTGCGCTTGCCATGTCCGGAACCGCCTATGCGCAAGCACCTGCGCCGGACAATCTTGAAAAACTCTCCAACTTCCAA from Thalassospira indica harbors:
- a CDS encoding BolA family protein, translating into MQVANQIRDILTEQFSPVELQINDDSSKHAGHAGADPRGESHFSVLVVSEKFEGENRVNRQRLVYGALDALLKDRVHALALKTMTPAEYENALANKNN